The nucleotide sequence GCAGAGCCGGAAAGCATGAGTGGACAAGGTAGAGTACCGTGACAGAGTCGGGCATCGTGACACACGACTCTTGGGCATCATGTCGGGATGCTCTAGCAAACATACTTTATCACTGCCTAGCCCTGAAGCTCTGCCTCGTCACGATGGAACGGCCATGTaatttgcttctttttttaaatcgGTGCTCCCTCGCCAGTATATGGGCCCTTGTATGACAAGCCTGTCAGCCTGATGAGATATGTTCTTCGGTCGCTTGTGCAGCCCGCCCACTCGCGTACTTTTTGGCCGCGTAATCACACACATAGCCTGAAGTTTCCTATTCGGGTAAATACATAGACGACTGGATGTTTGGCCTGTCACTGAATGTCGAAAACaagtggttttgccgcaCCTGGAGACGATCGCTGTCAGCACACCAACCGTCCATCACTAGCGTAAGCCGATTGTGGTAGGGGCCAGTGATGCTAATTATGGTTACAAGGTGATGATTCCATCGTCCGAAATGGGTGAATGAAGACGGGGCATTTCTCCATGTTAGTCAATCCGGAGGGCTTCGTGGGTTTCCAGTTCAGCCGAGTCTGACTACGACCACTGCTCGGTGGAGTAGGTTGCTGCTGGCGTGAAGATGGCTTGACGTGAAGGCTCGTCAAAATCAACCGACCCAGGTCATCGCAAACAGGCAGTCGAGGAAACAAGCTAACAAGCAAATATCACAGATAGCAGCAGTAGCTTGTCGTAACAAGGCTTGTATTCGCAAGAGCATATGTCTTCTAGAGAACACTAAACGGCAAACAAAAGCTGGGGTATAGAACGACTCTACAAGCAAGTCCGCGACACAAGGAAGCTAGCGAAAGGATAAAATGTTATAAAAGGAGAGCAGAATCCAATTCTGACGTGTAGACTGCAAGCAGCAAGACTTGCCGACGCTCCTTGCTCAGTTCCTCAGGCCAGAGACGCCATTTACAGGGCCTTTGGCGTCGAGCTCTAGCTTCGAAATAAGCTTCTTGACCGCAGCCCACTCGTCAGACTTGATACCCTCCTTCCCTCCCAGGTCCGGCCCGACCTCGAAAACAGTCAATGCACCTGCGATACCGCCTGTGGCGAGCCGCTTGCCTTCCGACCGCTCCCAGGCAACCTTGTTCAGACTTGCCACCCTCGCGCCGGGGCGCGCATTTGGTTGAATGCGCGCGACTGGCTCTTCTGTTTCGACCGTCAAGTCCCATATTTCGAGATAGCCGGCGCCGTCGACAAGCGAGAACACACCAGGTCGAAGCGGTGACCATGCCGCATCGTAGACGATATCTTCGCGAGCAAACTCCATAAGGGGCGAGACGGCGACCTCTGCGTTGCTGGACAAGAGACCGGCTGTACCAATGCCCCCAGGCGGCCGCACTTTCCACAACTTGGCACTCCAGTCCAGACTCGAGGAGAGAACAAGATCGCCAAAGTCAACCGGACCCAAGTTGGAATGAAAGTCAACAGACCTGACCGGTGCTGAGTGACCCCTGTAGCTGACGTTCTTGTCAACACCGGCCTTGGCACCCGCTCGGTCATATCTGTGGCATGGATAGATGACGCCTTCCTCGGAGCCGACTAGGAAGTATGTGGGGTCAGCTTGGGGGAAGGCCATGCATGTCGGGCTCAAGTCGTCCGTCTTTGTCTGCTGCGGAGTAAGAAGCATGAGCGACTCTTGTGGCGCTGCCAACATATCGACAGACCAGCCACACACGACGCCATCAGTAGATGTTGTGATAATGTTGTTGGCATTTTGCGTGCCTATCACATCAAGCGAGTATACAGGATGCGTATGTCCCTGTCCCGTCAGTGGTGTTTTTTGAACTGGGGCAGAAGAGCGAGAACGCGTATCCCACAAAAGAACCTGACCACTATAAGCACCACCGATGATCAGGTTAGGGTGAAAAGGCGAGAATTTGGCCGTCAGGATGTCTGACTGTGCATGAAGGACAAATTCGGCCCTGTCGTGCAGATTCAAGTTCCATACTTGAACAATACCATCCGGCTCGTGTGGTGCTGTAACGTTTTTGGACGCCGAGGCAAGGACGAGATCCGAGAACTTGGGCGAAAAGTCAATCGAAGTTATCGGGCGCTTCTTGGACCACCTCTCATCGTAGAACTGACGTATCTCCCTGATCTTGCGGCGCCCTCTCCCACTCACGTTGCCCTGCTCGCGGTCATCCGTATTCTCTTGTGTCTGAAGCGTGTAATCCGTGAGAATATCGTACTCCTGGtccaaggccttttcgaTAACCTTGGTTGCCCTGTCCACAAAGTCGACGAAATCCTCCGATGCTGTCACAGCCTTGAGTTCTTCATTCGTCAGCGTCCTTGCAGGGAAGTTGGTCGTCAGTGCCGTGGGTTTGAGCACCCCGTCTGTTGAAAGCTCTTGGGCGGCCTTTAGTTCCTCCTCAATCTCCCTCCTAATGTTGGCGCGTAGCTCCTCCTCTCGGTCACGATCCCTGCGGGTCGGCCGTTTGCTAGGCGTGAACGTAGGCTCATCGTCGTCCGACACTGACAATTCCAACGGTCTCGAGCTTGGCGCCCAATCTTCCTGGGTCTGTATGCCCTTGCTGTAAGAAAAAATTTCTTTGACCGGTGAGGGTGGACATTCGTAGATGGTTGTGAGAGGAACTGTAGTGAGGTTCTGCGGGGCGGCGGGGGCGGCAGGCGCGTGGCCGTTGGCCAGCGAGGCGTATTCCGAATTCTCATTGCTGAGTTCGCCGGCGCTCAAAACACTGTTCGGCCGGCTCCCTCTAGGTCCCGGGGAGGCAGCCCCTCCTGTGGTTGTGGAAGATGGTCGATCCCCGAGGCCAACGAGCCTATTAATGTACTCGTCAAGGTCTTCGCGGCGTTCCACATTTCTGGCCGATGGAATCGAGAGCTGGAATTGGAATGTGTTAGTTAAACCGACCGCCAAAGCTCATAGCTTCTGTCCCAGCCCTAAGGGGCGAGGTGAGGCCGTATCAGGTGGGCTATCAGAAGTGACATACTTCACCACCAACCCCAACACTAGGACGTGATGCTGAGCCCTGTTCATTACGCGCTTTCCTCTTCTCCTTCAACTCGGCCAACTTTGCCTTCTTCGCCAGAATTTCATCTCGGCGTTGCTGCATTTTGTTCAACGAGGCTAAGCCTCATTTCAGATGCGATGCAACAAGTTGGCCGCCGTCCGTACAGTTGAATGACAAGAACGCCCCAACCGCGTCCCAAAAAGCTGACACAGTCTTCTATTGGCGGCCTGTTTGCTGATGAATTCGTGTGCGGTTCAACCGTCGTTTCGGTTCGAGTAATGTAAAGAATCCAATCCTGTCAACAGGTGATTACAAAAGTCGGTTTAGATTAGGCAAATTATGTGAGCCAAATTGCAGTTGGTGGCaagccaaggtaggtagttatTAAACAACGGTTTGGTTCTTTTCGGGCATGTCCCAATGTACCGGTAGGTAATGCAAAAGTCTAGTCTAATGTTGGGATGGATTAGGTCGTGACTCAATGAACAGCCCTGCAGGTAAATTTGATGTCCACGATGGATGCATGCCACCGCGGTTCGACATGTGGGGCAATTTTACAACGCAGCGCGACTGGACCAAAGACAAACGGGAAGATCCAGGGGCACGTCAAGTCATGGAGTAATTAATTAGCCAGTGCCTTACAGTACGGCGCTACATTTCACTGGGCCAGGTACCTCCCCCCGAAGGGTTAGGGGAGCTAGGGGAAAGGTACCCGGTACGGTACCCAGCTTGATTGTTGGCACGTGATGCTAAGCGTGCGCCCAGTACTTTCCGCAATAGCATGCAATTTGCCGGGGCCGTGTTGCCAAGCCAGCCCAGCCTGGAATGACCCACAGTTCCCTGCCACAGAGGCTTTGCTTGAGCTCTCAAGCCGCAAGTTTTGCCGTTCGGCGAAAAATCCCGACATCCTGTCGTCAACAACAGCTCTACATTCACTAATCGACTTGTCGACCGCATTGCACAGGGCCGATTGAGCGCCAATTGACCCCCAGTTGCTCCGAGTACCCACGTTTTCTTCGATTTCGAACTTAGTCGCGAGACAATACAGTCTGTCGCCATGTCTGCCGTCTCAGGAAAGAACGTACGTCGCATGTTTTCCTGTTTGCACGCGAGCTCCATCCATCCAGACCTGCGTTCCCGGTCCTGTTCCTCTGGGCCGGCCACCAACCAAAACGACAAAACCCGTTAGGCCGATCAAGCGCAATAGGCAGGATGTGTTGCTGAGCTTCGGGTCGTCCTCGTTAGCTTTTCAAAACTGACATGACTGCTGTCGCACAGGTGCTTAGGTACACGGCTTTGGGGTTGGGAGTCTTCTACGGCTTCACACACCAGAGGAAGATCAACGCGGACCacaacgccgccgccgcccgtcaCGAGTATGAGCACAAGCAAAAGTTAATACAGCAGGCCAAGGCCGAGTACGCCAGGCTCAACGACAAGAGCGGCTCCAAGAACGACAGCCGTGAGTAGAGGTCCCTCCAGCCGGTTCTGATCTCTATTGGCCCTACAtgagaggggaaaaaagacggcATGTGTATGAACACGGAGTCTTTAGCTAAAACTTGAATTCTTCCAGGGAAATCCGACCCAATGGACCCGAACTTTGACCTCGAGTCGTATTTCACCGGAGTTATTGGCAAGGCATAGATTGGATATGCCAGGGTAGCGTGGTAATGAAAGACTGGTTGTACGAGGGCTCCGAGTGATCATGGGTCAAGAAAATCGACAGTTGTCGTCCGGTGCTAGCGGCAACATGAGCTTGCCTACGTCGAGCAAGGTGTTCGGTCATGTTGACCTCTTCTACAGTCAACAGGCCAAGCGGGTTTCTCTTAGGTGACCAGCCAACGACAACCTGGGATTACTCGGAGGTGTTTGGTTAAACACCACACAACGACATAGAATTTCCTTAGAGTTCTGGTTTGCACGCTGTAAATGTGTACTATAAGATTTAGACGGTTTCCGGATGCATGAGTTCTGTCTGCTGCTGTCTGTATCTATCTGAGCTTCCCAATTGCGACTCGTGtctcaagaaaaagaatcaTCATTGGTATTCAATTAGAGCAAACTATACATGAAACTGGCCGTAGCAAATATTCCAAAGCCTCGTTTGAAACGTCATATATTCTCACAAGTTGATGCGGCTTCATCGGCGCGAATTCAAACCTATCCAGAAGCGCACTGAAGGTACGACTGTACGGTGGACTGCGCAATATTCGAACTGACAAACAGGGTGGCCTGTGCGTGCCGTCGTCTCCACTCGGCacaagacagacagacacgaCACGTAGCCAAGGTTGCTAGTACCTACCCCTGCAGCTTCCAATCCCAATTCGATGCATGATGTAGCGCGGGCAGAGGACACTTTCTATGTTGGAGCTTCTGAGGTGCAGCTTCTGAGCTTAAACCCCCGACATCTTCAAAGCTCGCCAACCCACAgcagccattctttcgaagcCTACTGCGGCTTCAGTGAAGAGCCACCATGTCGGCTGCTTCGTTAAGTATTCTCGGTAGCAAGGGCGAGAGCACCCGGACTCTCCTCCGAGTTATTATTCTTTTCTTGATCGCTGGTGCAGCCATCTCCAGTCGACTATTCTCTGTGATCCGTACGTCTACCTGTCATTGACTTCCAACCCACCAACACTGATTGCTTCTCTCTTGGATCTTCTCCGAGTCAAACACTGCATGGCTCAGTAGAGATTCCATTGATGGTGGTCTTTGACAGCATTGACCAAATTGAAAGCTCGAGATACTGACTGAAATCGCTTTCTCCCACAGGCTTTGAGAGTATTATCCACGAATGTCAGTACCACGTTCACCTTGCTCCACCTGCCGAGGGCATCCCATACTGACTTTGCGCCTACAGTTGATCCTTGGTTCAACTTTAGGGCTACAAAATACCTGGTTGCCAATGGCTTCTACGACTTTTGGGACTGGTTCGATGACCGGACCTGGCACCCGCTGGGCCGTGTCACTGGTGGTACCCTTTATCCCGGCCTGATGGTCACCAGTGGCGCCATCTACCACGCTCTACGAGCTCTTACCGTTCCCGTCGACATCCGGAATGTCTGCGTTATGCTTGCGCCCGTCTTCTCGGGCTTGACAGCCTTTTCGGCCTATCTTCTGACCAACGAGATGACTACAAGCTCATCCGCTGGTCTTCTGGCCGCCGCCTTTATGGGAATTGCTCCCGGTTACATCTCACGATCCGTGGCCGGTAGCTACGATAACGAGGCCATTGCCATTTTCCTGCTCGTCTTTACATTCTATCTCTGGATCAAGGCACTGAAGCTTGGATCTATGCTCTGGGGTGCCCTCTGCGCTCTCTTCTACGGCTACATGGTCGCATCGTGGGGTGGCTATGCTTTCATCACTTGTTTGCTGCCTCTCCACTCGTTTGTTCTCATCTGCATGGGTCGATTCAGCACCCGCCTGTACATTTCATACACCACTTGGTATGCTCTGGGAACATTGGCTAGCATGCAAATTCCGTTTGTTGGTTTCTTGCCAATCAAGACAAGCGAGCACATGCCTGCACTGGGTATGTTGTGATGGCCTCCCCGGCTTCTGATATTGTTGAAAGCAGCCAGAACAGATCATGCTTACACTCACCAAATCATAGGAATCTTTGGTTTCATGCAGCTTATGGGGTTCCTCGACTACGTTCGGTCCGCGATTCCCGGCCGCCAGTTCCGCACCTTTTTGGTGCTGTTCTCCGCTGCCATCTTTGTCGTTGGACTTTCGGTCCTGGCGCTTGCCACGAGCGCCGGCTATATCGCCCCTTGGAGTGGTCGTTTCTACTCGCTATGGGACACTGGCTACGCCAAGATTCACATTCCCATTATCGCATCCGTCTCTGAGCACCAGCCCACCGCCTGGCCAGCCTTCTTCTTCGACCTCAACTTCCTTATCTGGCTTTTCCCTGCGGGTGTATATCTCTGCTTCCAGAACCTCCGCGACGAGCACGTGTTCATTGTTGTCTATGCGGTGTTTGGCAGCTACTTCGCTGGAGTCATGGTCCGTTTGATGCTCACGCTTACCCCCGTTGTGTGTGTTGCGGCCGCCATCGCAGCCTCCTCGATTCTCGACTCATTTGTGTCGCTCAAGTCGCCCACCCCAGCCTCAGACGATGCCGACGCCAAGGAGGCCGCCTCCAAAAAGGCTGCCAAGGAGGCTGCCAAGGGTGGATTGAGGTCTACCAACAAGCCTGTCGTTGGTGTCTACACCAACCTCTCTAAGGGCTTGGTAACGACGGCCATGACCATCTACCTGCTAATCTTCGTCCTTCACTGTACCTGGGTCACTTCTAACGCCTACTCCTCGCCATCGGTTGTTTTGGCCAGCAGGCTTCCAGATGGCTCTCAGCACATTATCGATGACTATCGTGAGGCGTATCAGTGGCTCCGCCAGAACACCAAGGAAGACGCCAGGATCATGTCGTGGTGGGATTACGGCTACCAGATCGGCGGTATGGCCGACCGTCCTACTCTTGTCGACAACAACACGTGGAACAACACTCACATCGCCACTGTCGGCAAGGCCATGAGCTCTTCGGAGGAGGTCAGCTACCCTATCATGCGTCAGCACGAGGTGGACTATGTCTTGGTCGTTTTTGGAGGTCTTCTTGGTTACTCTGGTGACGACATCAACAAGTTCCTCTGGATGGTGCGAATTGCCGAGGGCATCTGGCCCGATGAGGTCAAGGAGCGAGACTTTTTCACCAACAGGGGCGAGTACCGTGTCGATGACCATGCCACCGACACCATGAAGAACAGCTTGATGTAAGTTTATTTAACCTTGGACCCCAACAGCCCCTGAATACTGCCTTGTTCTCATACTAACAATTTGACAGGTACAAAATGTCGTACTACAATTACAACACCCTCTTCCCTCCGGGTCAGGCTCAAGACAGAGTTCGAGGCTCCCGTGTACCGGATGTTGGACCTGTTCTTAACACAATTGAGGAGGCCTTTACCAGTGAAAACTGGATCATCAGGATTTACAAGGTTAAAGATTTGGACACCTTCGGTCGTGATCatgccgctgctgcggcaTTTGACAGGGGtcacaagaagaagagagtccccaagaagaagggccCTCGGGTGCTCAGGGTGGATTAAAACAAGAGGCATTATACTGTGAACCCAAGAGATCATCTGGAATCTAAGGATTTGCTTTTTCCTTCTCTAGTTTCAATCGAGAGGGTTGAAAAATATAAGTTATTTGGAAGAGCGTCGTTGGTGAAAGCATGCATTCGACGGTGGTCCAGTGAGTCTGTATATGAAGATGATACGCTAAATATTCTGGGCCACAAGTTTGCACGTCTTTGCACCGCATTCAAGTCAGGCCAGCGAAATACTCATCTATCCAGCGCATGTATAAATGAGAGCACCACTTCATCGCTACTCGACGCGTTTCGGATAGGGTGAGGTTGTCTGTAAAGCATCCTGTAGGACTCGAGCTATCCTGGCCATCCCCTGCGAGATACGCCGTATCGCGCCTGAGGGCGCCCTCTCTATTCTCATTGATGCTGATGCTGATTGCAAAAGACCAGATATGTCACATCTGCGTGAAGTCGATGGATGGCTGACGTATGAAAAAGGCAAAGACTTGGATCCTGACACATCTGGTATCCTGTCGGTAGGGGACCCTCGGACATTCCTGTTCGTCGACCCCAAAATTATCGTCTCGTTCTCCAGTATTCAGCTAGGCAGGTAAGGTAGTCAAGTTGAACTTTTCCGTGATTATATTGAGTGGTCCAAAATGCTGCTGATCAACTCCAGGCAGTTTACCAGTGTCTCCTTTGATATGAATTGGTGGTCTGTAAAATACTGGAGGGACACTCTAATCCAAGCACCCGATTGTTAATTTGGCTCGAAGTTGCCATATTAGCCGAGAGCTGTGGGTGCTGTTGGCCAGCGCCAGTGCCTGTGAGCTCAGATTCTTCTCACTTTTGGGGAGCTCCGCTGTtaccctacctacctcttACCTACTACCTACCTGGGTGCCGATCTTTCTTGATGCAACTGGGAGCCTTGACAGAGCCCAAAAGCTTGCTCGATATATCGGCAGCCCCAATAAAGATCAACAAAAGGCTTTACAAGAGCAAGCTTCTTTTCTGCGGAGAGGTGCCGCAGTCGCTCAAGGCAGTATTCCTCGCGGACACGCCGTTACAGCCACATTGGCCCAAAAGTGAGACAATGGCTGGCACGCAGGCCATCACGCCAGTTTCTCAAGTTCAATGTGCCTGCCGACTGCCGGATGCGCGATACCCTTCAGGACTATACCGAAAAAAAGTCACAGTTCCGGCGCGGACTGTCGATGAAGACGATCTTAGACTCGGCGCGCTGCGGGCTGGGATCAACGCCGTCGCCAATATGTGCAATGAAACTGAAACAGCATTACTGTCTCAGTTCCTTTGTGAATGGACTGTCCCGGCCGACATCGTTGATCTTGCTGCTGCCCTGCCTGGCGTTTCCGCAATGATTGACAGCGAGTCAAAGAAGCTGACGGGTTTGAGAAACTTGTCCGTTACCACAAGACTCTCGACACAGACCAACGCAGGGTCCTACAAGAGCCCAGTGGACTTTTCTTTGGCTTGATTTCGATTCAGGGTGCTCCCGGGGTAGGGAAAAAACGTTTCTGGCTGTGGTAGTATGGCTCGCCGCCCTTGTGGATAGAGTCTCGACTTCTGCAACAGCCAAGTACAAGCTTCcagaagaaagagaaaagccCAAACGAGACACGTCTTTCAAACACACTGGCATATCCGAGGGCAACAACCCCAGCAGCTTTGTCGAAGGTCAAAACGTCGGCGCTGGAGCAATGAGCTATTCACTTCTGCCCCCGCTGGGTTCCATGGCTGACGCTAAGGTCGTGATACAAGCCGGCGAGAATAAACAAGGCGACGACCTTGCTATCTGGTGTAACAAGGAGTATTTCTGCAGAAACAGGCAAAGAGCTCAGGGTTGTTCGTCTCAACACTTTGAATCGCGAGAAGAATGTCATAGAATGCGGTTTACGGATCCTCGCAAGCCACTGGAAGCAGAGTCCCCCATCCGTCATAAGCAAAGAGTCGTTTGTCAAAAAAGTTGAGGATAGAGGCATGAAGGAGGATATGGAGTATGATATGGAGCAGGGCGTATTGAGGACGCAGCCCGCTCCTGGCGGCTCAGTTTATGTGATTTTCTCTTCTCGCTGAGGAGGTAAGTGACGGTCCTCCTACCATCACGGTCGACTTCAGTACGGGCGGGGATATTCATCAGAAGGATAAAGGAGTTGTTTGTCGCTTTCCATTCGTTCTCCTTATCCCCCAACCAACTGTCCTTCTCGTTGAACATTTGTTTGACTCCCTCAGTCTCGATGGTGACATGGTGATATCTAGCTAAAGCTTTGGCCACACTTTCTACGCTTGTAATGTCTAGGATCTCATCCCAACGAGGCATAGCCCAGAGGTAGAAATGCAGAGTAAGGAGGAGCCCTGAAAGCTATTGTCGTTGAAATGATATTGACAAGGTCGGTGACTGCAATCCTAATCGAATAATGGAAAAATAAAGTCCAAGGAGTCTTTTATACTTTGCTTTTGACGTATCTAAGGCGGAAGTGTCTTCTAACATCAAACACACAGCTTAACCACTGCAACCGTCGGTAACACCGTAACTTGATTTAATAGACCAATAGATATGTGTCAATGTTGGCTTGGACTTTTACCTGTCATTGTATTCCGGATATAGCGCTGGTTTACTCGGGCACCCGTCAAATCTAATAATAGTAACTCAACCTAGCACATGCCTGGCTATATGGCTGTGATGAAATGGGGATTATTTATTTTCATTTCAATCGCAATATTCCGTGGCTTGTCCACTTGGTGCAACTACTGTCGCTGTTCCAACGATATCATATGTACTGCCTCCTCCGAGAAATAATATCAGAGTTTGGCAACCTGGTAAATGAATATGTTTTGATGGCCCTGAATGAACGACGATGGGATTGAGTTCAGATACGGGTAAAATTGTTTGATAGAGATCACCGTCAGGGGCGATGATCTGCCCTGACGGGCAGATCTTGGGTGGCGATCACATATTTAGGCATGTAACATGCGCCTAGCAATAAATATATAGATTCCTCCACGACAGTCACTAGATAGGTACCCATAGACTAATTCCACGACTTTGGCACATAACAATCTAAGCAATTGGAAAGGGGGGCAGAAGAGGGCGTGGGACCAGTATATACGAGATTTAGGAAAAAACGCTAATATTACGTGAGCCAAACATTTGAGCAGCCCTTGCGAGAGTACTCATACAATATCGGTATTGCTCAACGTCTGCTGCATTACGGAGCAAAATGTCTCGTAAACTGTCTCACATATTTTCCGCCAATGGTTCATCATATTCTTCATCCACTTGACCACTCATATTACTCTCACTACCTGCCGCCATTCTTCCGTCTCCGCCACTCCTCCACAAACTCCTCCATGTCGATGTGGATCCTCAGACCCCTAGCCGACATGGTAGTATAGAGCGCCCGCAGCTCGTCGGAAGCCATGTCGCGAATCAGACCGCCGCCGAACCCTTCCATGACAATCTCCTTGGCCCAGGGGCAGGCGGCCATGGCTCGGTAAAAGACGCCCTTGGCCTTACTCCGCAGCTCCTTCCTGCTACAGCAGAACCGCAGGTAAGCTATCCACAAGTGGGGGTCACCGGCGAACCTGTCGACCGCTACGGCCTGCTCAAAGGCCGCCCGCGTAGAGTAGGCGTTCCCGACGCGCATCTCGTGGCGGATGGCAAAGATACGGGCCGATATCGTGTCGGTCGGCTCGACTAGAATGCTTTTCTGCAGCAGCCTGCGCACGGGATCGTCCAGGCGGAGGCTCGACTCGGCCCACGCAAAGAGAGACAGGAATATGGTGTTCCGCGGAAATAACGTGACAAAGCGCAAAAAGATCTCCCGTAAGGATGCAGGTCTGAAAGATCTACAGTGGTGGCACATGTTAGTGTTGGGTCTAGTCAACATTTCAAAACTTGGGTGGTTGAGCAGTCTAGGCACTAACCCATTTTTGGCGTGAAAGTATACAAGCTTCGACGCGAATTGTAGGAATCTTTCATGGCTCGCGGAATGTGACACGTCGCTTCGAGAGCAGAGCTCATCTGAGAAGGAAAGCACACTTGCGACTGCGGATGACAAATTGCCTTGTTTCGCCGAGTATGTCTCCTCGCCATCCTTCGTCGTTAGATATGCTAGCAAGACTGACGACTCCGCAAATGCGACGGCCCCGGCCACATTTCCGGACGATAGCTGGTAGTCTCTTGCGGTCTGGAAACTCTGGCGTGCCTTGAGAATCTGCGTCGGCGTTGGCTGAGGTAGATCATCCATAGGCATGACCGTACCGGGTTTGTCCCCTGCCGACGAGCACAAGGTTGCTGCGGCATTTTGGAGATTGGTCCTCTGCAACTCCATCCACACCAGGGCGTTCCATAATGATTGGGTCTTGCCCGGGACAGCGCCTAGTTTTTGACTGGCAGCCGACAACAACACGTTCTTGGCTAGCTCAAAATTACCGTTGCAGTACTCGGAATATGCATATGCTTTGTATAGTTCGATATTTGTGGGGTATAGCTTGAGCAAGCCCTTTGCTGTCTTCTTTGCGTTTTGTGGTTTATGGGTCCACTGCAGAGAGAGATGGAGTTCCCCAACTTCTTCAACTTTGTGCTTGAGGGCAAGCTCCTGAATGGTGTTGGATGTCCAGTCGTGGAAATCTCTTGGGATATCTGGTACAGTTGTCGTTATTCCGTAGGAAAACCAATCTGAACCTACTACCAGCAAATCCGTAGAATATGCCATACGAGCTTCATCGTGGAGAAACTGAGGCGCTTTCTTGGGCCCGTGGTCTTCGCCAAGTGCCCCGCTTGTCTGTTCGCTCGTTTTGAAATCAACTGCGGCATGGA is from Pyricularia oryzae 70-15 chromosome 2, whole genome shotgun sequence and encodes:
- a CDS encoding cytoplasmic dynein 1 intermediate chain 2, which translates into the protein MQQRRDEILAKKAKLAELKEKRKARNEQGSASRPSVGVGGELSIPSARNVERREDLDEYINRLVGLGDRPSSTTTGGAASPGPRGSRPNSVLSAGELSNENSEYASLANGHAPAAPAAPQNLTTVPLTTIYECPPSPVKEIFSYSKGIQTQEDWAPSSRPLELSVSDDDEPTFTPSKRPTRRDRDREEELRANIRREIEEELKAAQELSTDGVLKPTALTTNFPARTLTNEELKAVTASEDFVDFVDRATKVIEKALDQEYDILTDYTLQTQENTDDREQGNVSGRGRRKIREIRQFYDERWSKKRPITSIDFSPKFSDLVLASASKNVTAPHEPDGIVQVWNLNLHDRAEFVLHAQSDILTAKFSPFHPNLIIGGAYSGQVLLWDTRSRSSAPVQKTPLTGQGHTHPVYSLDVIGTQNANNIITTSTDGVVCGWSVDMLAAPQESLMLLTPQQTKTDDLSPTCMAFPQADPTYFLVGSEEGVIYPCHRYDRAGAKAGVDKNVSYRGHSAPVRSVDFHSNLGPVDFGDLVLSSSLDWSAKLWKVRPPGGIGTAGLLSSNAEVAVSPLMEFAREDIVYDAAWSPLRPGVFSLVDGAGYLEIWDLTVETEEPVARIQPNARPGARVASLNKVAWERSEGKRLATGGIAGALTVFEVGPDLGGKEGIKSDEWAAVKKLISKLELDAKGPVNGVSGLRN
- a CDS encoding oligosaccharyl transferase STT3 subunit encodes the protein MSAASLSILGSKGESTRTLLRVIILFLIAGAAISSRLFSVIRFESIIHEFDPWFNFRATKYLVANGFYDFWDWFDDRTWHPLGRVTGGTLYPGLMVTSGAIYHALRALTVPVDIRNVCVMLAPVFSGLTAFSAYLLTNEMTTSSSAGLLAAAFMGIAPGYISRSVAGSYDNEAIAIFLLVFTFYLWIKALKLGSMLWGALCALFYGYMVASWGGYAFITCLLPLHSFVLICMGRFSTRLYISYTTWYALGTLASMQIPFVGFLPIKTSEHMPALGIFGFMQLMGFLDYVRSAIPGRQFRTFLVLFSAAIFVVGLSVLALATSAGYIAPWSGRFYSLWDTGYAKIHIPIIASVSEHQPTAWPAFFFDLNFLIWLFPAGVYLCFQNLRDEHVFIVVYAVFGSYFAGVMVRLMLTLTPVVCVAAAIAASSILDSFVSLKSPTPASDDADAKEAASKKAAKEAAKGGLRSTNKPVVGVYTNLSKGLVTTAMTIYLLIFVLHCTWVTSNAYSSPSVVLASRLPDGSQHIIDDYREAYQWLRQNTKEDARIMSWWDYGYQIGGMADRPTLVDNNTWNNTHIATVGKAMSSSEEVSYPIMRQHEVDYVLVVFGGLLGYSGDDINKFLWMVRIAEGIWPDEVKERDFFTNRGEYRVDDHATDTMKNSLMYKMSYYNYNTLFPPGQAQDRVRGSRVPDVGPVLNTIEEAFTSENWIIRIYKVKDLDTFGRDHAAAAAFDRGHKKKRVPKKKGPRVLRVD